The following proteins are co-located in the Shouchella hunanensis genome:
- a CDS encoding carbohydrate ABC transporter permease, which translates to MASSFHGSRMNPDKFHLSQLKFYLFLIPLAIFMAMPIVYIFSHAFKPIDELFAYPPRFFVDKPTIQNFADLINNRSESGVPMSRYLFNSIIVTLVVVAITVFISSMAGYVLSKKKFKLKKMIFELNTLALMFVPAAVGIPTYLLIQQIGLLDTFWVHILPMLAMPVGLFLLKQFIDQIPNELIEAAQMDGAKDIQIYWKIIMPLVAPALATVAILSFQAVWNSVEASTLYINDENLKTFAFYMSTLTSDAAGNTVAGQGMAAAAALIMFLPNLVIFIILQSKVMNTMAHSGIK; encoded by the coding sequence ATGGCGAGTTCGTTTCATGGGAGCAGAATGAATCCCGATAAATTTCACCTAAGTCAGCTGAAATTTTACTTGTTTTTAATACCGCTTGCGATTTTTATGGCTATGCCAATCGTCTATATTTTTTCGCATGCATTTAAACCAATTGATGAGTTATTTGCTTATCCCCCGAGGTTTTTTGTCGACAAACCAACGATACAAAATTTTGCTGATTTAATTAACAATCGAAGCGAATCTGGAGTACCAATGTCCCGTTATTTATTTAACAGTATTATCGTTACGCTTGTTGTTGTTGCCATTACCGTGTTTATTAGTTCAATGGCAGGCTACGTGCTATCGAAAAAGAAATTCAAACTAAAAAAAATGATATTTGAACTAAATACTCTCGCTCTAATGTTTGTTCCTGCGGCTGTAGGAATTCCAACGTACTTGCTTATCCAACAAATTGGTTTGCTCGATACATTTTGGGTTCACATCCTGCCAATGCTTGCTATGCCAGTCGGTTTATTCTTATTGAAACAATTTATCGACCAGATTCCGAATGAGCTAATTGAAGCGGCACAAATGGATGGAGCGAAAGACATTCAAATCTATTGGAAAATTATTATGCCTTTGGTAGCTCCTGCACTGGCAACGGTAGCGATTTTATCTTTCCAAGCAGTATGGAACAGTGTAGAGGCATCAACATTGTATATCAACGACGAAAACTTAAAAACCTTTGCCTTTTACATGTCTACTTTAACAAGTGATGCTGCAGGAAATACGGTAGCTGGACAAGGAATGGCTGCAGCTGCAGCGCTTATTATGTTTTTGCCAAACCTAGTAATTTTTATTATTTTACAAAGCAAGGTAATGAATACGATGGCCCATTCAGGGATTAAGTAA
- a CDS encoding carbohydrate ABC transporter permease, whose amino-acid sequence MNRLTMKTKKTLTGYGFILPWIIGFAIFTAFPLFYSIYLSFHDVIITPNGIQTTYTHFSNYTDAFVVDSQFVQILVTYLREFAFSVPVILVFSLIIALLLNQPIRFRGLFRMVFFLPVIIISGPVVKQLIDQEMTSIPVPENNLLFVYLLAGDGIVSTVFTYLMDNLVMTLWFSGVQILIFLAALQKIDRHIYEAAKIDGASNWECFWKVTLPSLFPIVVVNTIYTTVMYSIFALNGVVLHIQSHMFRVETGFGYASALSWIYFAVICLLLLLIVGFMTVRGRKGGAS is encoded by the coding sequence ATGAATCGGTTAACGATGAAAACAAAAAAAACGCTAACTGGATATGGGTTTATACTTCCTTGGATCATTGGATTCGCGATCTTCACGGCATTTCCATTATTTTATTCCATTTATTTAAGTTTTCATGATGTCATTATTACACCAAATGGCATTCAAACAACGTACACACATTTTTCAAATTATACGGATGCGTTTGTTGTCGATAGTCAATTTGTGCAAATTCTAGTAACGTACTTACGTGAATTCGCGTTTTCCGTACCGGTCATTTTAGTGTTCTCTTTAATTATTGCGCTACTTTTAAATCAGCCAATACGGTTTCGTGGATTGTTCCGGATGGTGTTCTTTCTGCCAGTTATTATTATAAGTGGGCCAGTGGTGAAACAATTAATTGATCAAGAAATGACAAGTATACCTGTTCCAGAAAATAATCTTCTTTTTGTGTATTTACTAGCAGGTGATGGTATAGTCAGCACCGTTTTTACGTATTTAATGGATAATCTCGTTATGACTCTTTGGTTTTCAGGTGTACAAATTTTAATTTTTCTAGCTGCTTTGCAGAAAATTGATCGTCACATTTATGAAGCAGCAAAAATCGACGGTGCATCGAACTGGGAATGCTTCTGGAAAGTAACGCTTCCAAGTTTATTTCCGATTGTGGTAGTAAATACCATCTATACTACGGTTATGTACTCCATTTTTGCATTAAATGGTGTTGTACTTCATATCCAAAGCCATATGTTTCGTGTAGAGACTGGATTTGGTTACGCCTCTGCCTTATCTTGGATTTACTTTGCTGTTATCTGCTTACTCTTACTTCTAATCGTTGGCTTTATGACAGTACGCGGACGTAAGGGGGGAGCATCATGA
- a CDS encoding YIP1 family protein: MKQTLLTWLFIMIVCLLPLSAQASVEVPYKTYTLTGEGYPIETQVAYVPVGNIGLTGDLLAPEDLFVGKDNLIYVADSGFQHVVVFDEEGKRIREIGTGLLREPLGVFVNEEGIYVADYALEEIVLFNHSGDLINTFGKPDTPLYGERAAFKPQKITVDRRGNLYVVSEGSTNGIVQLSAEGDFLGFFGVNRFGGSLLSFLPDLITSETQRVNQFLRVPPAPTNITIDEQGLVYTVTAGTDNEVVRRLNIAGANMLPSDIAGSNPMRDVAVGAAGNMVTISTDGTIYELDPEGYTLFYFGGKEDGTSRAGLFVQPSAIEVDRNGQLLVADREKGTVELFNPTGFTRNLHEGIRLFTEGYYVESEAIWQDVLQLNASFALAHNAIGQSEFKQQNYNKAMARFERSNNYSAYSNAFWEVRYEWMQEKLSLLFASIIGLITLRFGIIYTNRRFGYLAPVEKRWVQVKRLKLFNELLFVFRFIRHPIDSFYYVKENKRVSILSASILYVSLFISYLFFIYGRGFIFRPTPLEYFWFTYDLLIFATPIVFFLLVNYLVSTISDGEGRFRELYIGFIYASAPLLIGLVPLVFVSRILTLNEAFLFQFSLLSMIVYALVILFIMLKEIHDFTFWGTVRNVVLTIFGMILLAFVLMIVYVLFDQVIQFLASIWQEVLYRV; the protein is encoded by the coding sequence ATGAAGCAAACACTGCTCACATGGCTCTTTATAATGATTGTCTGTCTCTTGCCATTGAGCGCACAGGCATCCGTTGAGGTTCCTTATAAAACTTATACACTTACTGGTGAAGGCTATCCGATTGAAACCCAAGTTGCATACGTACCGGTTGGAAATATTGGGTTGACGGGTGATTTACTAGCGCCGGAAGATCTGTTTGTTGGGAAAGACAATTTGATTTATGTTGCCGATTCGGGTTTCCAGCACGTTGTTGTTTTTGACGAAGAGGGAAAACGGATTCGGGAAATTGGGACTGGACTATTAAGGGAGCCACTTGGTGTTTTTGTTAACGAAGAAGGTATTTATGTTGCAGACTACGCGCTTGAAGAAATCGTTTTATTTAATCATAGTGGTGACCTCATCAACACATTCGGCAAACCAGATACACCTTTATATGGGGAGCGTGCAGCCTTCAAGCCTCAAAAAATCACGGTGGATCGTAGAGGCAACCTTTACGTTGTTTCTGAGGGATCAACAAATGGGATTGTCCAACTAAGTGCAGAGGGTGATTTTCTTGGTTTCTTTGGTGTCAATCGCTTTGGAGGTTCATTGCTTTCCTTTTTACCGGATCTAATAACAAGCGAAACTCAGCGGGTAAATCAATTTTTACGGGTACCCCCTGCTCCAACGAACATAACGATCGATGAGCAGGGGCTCGTTTACACGGTAACGGCGGGTACGGATAATGAAGTCGTGCGGCGTTTGAATATTGCTGGTGCGAATATGCTTCCTTCTGATATAGCAGGTTCAAATCCAATGCGCGATGTGGCTGTTGGTGCAGCTGGTAATATGGTAACCATCTCGACGGACGGAACCATTTATGAGCTCGATCCAGAAGGCTACACACTGTTTTACTTTGGTGGAAAAGAAGATGGTACCAGTCGGGCAGGCTTGTTTGTTCAGCCAAGTGCAATTGAGGTCGATCGTAACGGCCAGCTACTTGTAGCCGATCGAGAAAAAGGGACAGTCGAGCTATTTAATCCGACAGGTTTTACGAGGAATCTTCACGAGGGAATTCGCTTGTTCACAGAAGGTTACTATGTTGAAAGTGAAGCGATTTGGCAAGATGTCTTACAGTTAAATGCCTCCTTCGCCCTTGCCCACAATGCGATTGGCCAGTCTGAGTTTAAACAACAAAACTATAATAAGGCGATGGCTCGTTTTGAGCGTTCCAATAATTACAGTGCCTATTCTAATGCATTCTGGGAAGTGCGTTACGAATGGATGCAAGAAAAGTTAAGTTTGTTGTTCGCTTCCATTATCGGATTAATAACACTCCGTTTCGGCATCATTTATACAAACCGACGCTTTGGTTATTTAGCACCAGTAGAAAAAAGGTGGGTGCAGGTTAAGCGTTTAAAGTTATTTAATGAACTACTGTTTGTGTTTCGCTTTATTCGTCACCCAATTGATAGTTTTTATTATGTAAAAGAAAATAAACGGGTTTCTATTTTATCAGCTTCTATTCTGTATGTGTCTCTATTTATCTCGTATTTGTTTTTCATCTACGGTCGAGGGTTTATTTTCAGACCAACACCACTAGAATACTTTTGGTTTACGTATGATTTACTCATATTTGCTACGCCGATCGTCTTTTTCTTACTTGTTAACTATTTGGTGAGCACCATTAGTGATGGTGAGGGACGCTTTCGAGAGCTGTATATTGGCTTTATATATGCGAGTGCCCCCTTGTTAATAGGGCTCGTTCCTCTCGTATTCGTGTCCCGTATTTTAACGTTAAATGAAGCGTTTCTCTTTCAATTTAGTTTACTTAGCATGATTGTTTACGCACTAGTAATTCTTTTTATCATGCTGAAGGAAATTCATGATTTCACATTTTGGGGTACGGTGAGAAATGTGGTCCTTACCATTTTTGGCATGATCTTGCTTGCTTTTGTGCTTATGATTGTTTATGTCCTATTTGATCAAGTCATCCAGTTTTTAGCATCCATTTGGCAGGAGGTGCTCTACCGTGTTTAA
- a CDS encoding DUF5696 domain-containing protein has protein sequence MFKKLVRVSITFGVILFAGQQLVYAEEQESGITPWQRSNQFTQPDHAEQAKLPVVNPEDHGFIKMAETEELILYVEHESLGIAIKAKQTGYVWQSGVHGNEDAQLNETWRDMANSALTVEYLDQRDTIQTESLVTYNPDIHVEQTDSGFKADVVFGRSNIELTLLVSLDGERLQLTIPEESIVEGDRAKLVTLRLYPFLGAADENLSDGYLFIPDGSGALIRFEEEARATSPYRAPVYGEDAAFERNQTAVSLLNEPLSIAYPVFGVVHGEKQNGFATILGEGKHYATILAYPKGASTDFYWATAYYTFRHEYYQPTNQSGDGFNTYQTERLLYGIEQERVFLQEDHASYVGMAHAYQEYLATNERLPEQKDQVQLNVTFLGGETKRRFFWRTVEPVTPVAAIANHAAELNQAGVKNMQITYRGWLAGGLTGTLPRKDGFESALGTTGELASTQQYLADLNIPFYFQTDYTKAYDGAAGFSGQHDVVRRLNGEAALEVRTFWDHFLLTPEWALNTVDADLSMYKENGINRLSIDTTASELFSHYTKRTVMQRDEVLQQYEMLFEKLLSEVGPLALNRPNDYAWKYAESFQQIPLYSSNYTVVTDTVPFLQIVLKGHVPYFGEFSNFHNQTEQDLLRMIEYGAYPSFLLTTESPDVLFNTPSEDLFTSQFSTWKEDVTNQYELAIQTLEPVEGEQIINRVVHGTGLIEMVYSNGLSVVVNYRQADATINGLVLSPLSAKTVQSSELARDKEDRP, from the coding sequence GTGTTTAAAAAGCTCGTTCGTGTGAGTATAACTTTTGGTGTTATTCTTTTTGCTGGACAACAGCTTGTCTATGCGGAAGAGCAGGAGTCAGGAATAACCCCTTGGCAACGTTCAAATCAATTCACGCAACCTGATCATGCAGAACAGGCTAAACTTCCAGTTGTGAACCCGGAAGATCATGGGTTTATAAAAATGGCAGAAACAGAAGAACTAATTCTTTATGTAGAGCACGAGTCACTCGGGATTGCGATTAAAGCCAAACAAACAGGCTATGTTTGGCAATCTGGCGTCCATGGTAATGAGGATGCCCAACTAAATGAAACGTGGCGAGATATGGCAAATTCAGCGCTAACTGTTGAGTACTTAGACCAGCGTGACACGATCCAAACAGAAAGTCTTGTTACATACAATCCTGACATACATGTGGAGCAAACGGACTCAGGCTTTAAAGCAGACGTTGTGTTTGGACGATCAAATATTGAATTGACACTATTGGTTTCGTTAGATGGTGAACGATTGCAACTTACTATACCTGAAGAATCCATTGTAGAGGGTGATCGAGCTAAGCTTGTAACATTGCGCTTGTACCCGTTTCTAGGTGCTGCAGATGAGAACCTATCTGATGGATACTTATTTATTCCAGATGGAAGCGGTGCGTTAATTCGATTTGAAGAAGAAGCAAGAGCGACTTCGCCATATCGAGCCCCTGTTTACGGAGAAGACGCAGCATTTGAACGGAATCAAACAGCCGTTTCTTTATTAAATGAGCCCTTATCAATTGCTTACCCCGTATTTGGTGTTGTACATGGAGAGAAACAAAATGGGTTCGCAACCATACTTGGAGAGGGTAAGCATTATGCGACGATTTTGGCCTATCCAAAAGGAGCATCAACTGATTTTTATTGGGCGACTGCTTACTATACATTTCGTCATGAGTATTATCAACCAACTAATCAAAGTGGTGATGGTTTTAATACGTACCAAACTGAGCGACTTTTATACGGAATTGAACAAGAGCGTGTGTTCTTACAAGAGGATCATGCTAGCTATGTGGGGATGGCCCATGCGTATCAAGAATACTTAGCAACAAATGAACGACTGCCTGAGCAAAAGGATCAAGTGCAGCTAAATGTAACCTTCTTAGGTGGGGAAACAAAACGGCGCTTTTTTTGGAGGACGGTTGAACCTGTAACCCCTGTTGCAGCTATTGCTAACCACGCTGCAGAACTGAATCAGGCAGGTGTGAAGAACATGCAAATTACGTATCGTGGTTGGCTGGCTGGAGGGTTGACAGGAACATTGCCGCGAAAGGATGGGTTTGAATCAGCACTTGGTACAACAGGTGAGCTTGCCTCTACACAACAGTATCTAGCGGATCTTAACATTCCTTTTTATTTTCAAACCGATTATACGAAAGCGTACGATGGGGCTGCAGGCTTTTCAGGACAACATGATGTTGTGAGACGATTAAATGGTGAGGCTGCATTGGAGGTAAGAACGTTTTGGGATCATTTTTTGCTAACGCCTGAGTGGGCGCTTAACACTGTTGATGCAGATCTATCGATGTACAAAGAGAATGGCATTAACCGATTATCGATTGATACGACCGCTTCTGAATTGTTTAGTCATTATACAAAAAGGACGGTTATGCAGCGCGACGAAGTGCTTCAACAATATGAAATGCTATTCGAAAAACTACTATCTGAAGTTGGGCCATTAGCACTGAATCGACCGAATGATTATGCCTGGAAGTATGCCGAAAGCTTTCAACAGATTCCCCTTTACTCGTCCAATTACACGGTAGTAACCGATACGGTGCCGTTTCTGCAAATTGTTTTAAAGGGGCATGTACCTTACTTTGGAGAATTCTCTAATTTTCATAATCAAACCGAGCAAGACCTTCTTCGGATGATTGAATACGGTGCTTATCCATCGTTCTTGTTAACAACAGAGTCTCCAGATGTACTTTTCAATACGCCTTCCGAAGATTTATTTACGTCACAATTTTCTACGTGGAAAGAAGATGTGACGAATCAATATGAATTAGCAATTCAAACTTTAGAACCTGTTGAGGGTGAACAGATTATAAACAGAGTTGTGCACGGAACGGGATTAATTGAAATGGTTTATTCAAACGGACTATCGGTAGTTGTGAACTATCGGCAAGCGGATGCAACTATTAATGGACTGGTACTTTCTCCGTTAAGCGCCAAGACCGTCCAGAGTTCAGAACTTGCTAGAGACAAGGAGGATCGCCCATGA
- a CDS encoding carbohydrate ABC transporter permease gives MNIQTKKVKKKRSIVGFTKIRKLLIGSQDNSGFILKILVYSLLVAIGYVYLFPVLYMGVFSFKRLDDLLNPLVTWIPTGLYWENFSRALEVLNFWPTLWQTLYVTVLPAAIQTGVAAVVGYGFARFSFPFKKTLFALVLVTFIIPPQVTLIPRYVFFNDLGLLGSIQSFLLPALFAQGINSAIFILIFYQFFRLLPDSLEEAAQLDGAGNVRIFLTIALPMAVPAMIISFLFSLVWYWNETGLAAIYFGNSLTTLPLELQRFSIVYEQMYGGEGSFDFINEGIQMAGTLITILPLLIIYFIAQRWFVEGVDRSGIAGE, from the coding sequence ATGAATATACAAACTAAGAAAGTAAAGAAAAAGCGTTCCATCGTTGGTTTCACAAAAATAAGAAAGCTGTTAATAGGGAGCCAAGATAATAGCGGGTTCATACTAAAGATACTTGTTTATAGTTTATTAGTCGCAATCGGATATGTGTACTTATTTCCAGTGTTGTACATGGGTGTATTTAGCTTTAAACGTTTAGATGATTTACTAAATCCTCTCGTCACTTGGATTCCGACAGGACTGTATTGGGAGAATTTCAGTAGAGCATTAGAGGTGCTTAATTTTTGGCCAACATTATGGCAAACCTTGTATGTCACTGTTTTACCAGCTGCTATTCAAACAGGTGTTGCTGCTGTTGTTGGTTATGGATTTGCAAGATTTTCATTCCCTTTTAAGAAAACACTGTTTGCGCTCGTATTAGTGACGTTTATTATTCCTCCTCAAGTTACGTTGATTCCGCGTTATGTGTTTTTTAACGACCTTGGGTTGCTCGGAAGCATTCAATCGTTCCTTTTACCAGCTTTGTTTGCTCAAGGGATTAACAGTGCCATATTCATTTTAATTTTCTATCAGTTTTTTCGATTACTGCCAGATTCACTTGAAGAGGCTGCACAACTTGATGGGGCGGGAAATGTACGCATTTTCTTAACCATTGCTTTACCAATGGCTGTACCAGCAATGATTATTTCATTTTTGTTTTCGCTCGTGTGGTATTGGAATGAAACGGGATTGGCAGCCATTTACTTTGGAAATAGTTTAACAACCTTACCACTTGAACTACAGCGTTTTTCTATTGTTTATGAACAAATGTATGGTGGCGAAGGAAGTTTTGATTTTATTAATGAAGGCATTCAAATGGCGGGGACACTTATTACCATTCTGCCGCTGCTCATTATTTATTTTATTGCACAGCGATGGTTTGTTGAAGGTGTAGATCGATCAGGAATAGCAGGAGAATAA
- a CDS encoding carbohydrate ABC transporter permease: protein MNTQPRQHVSTALFLAPYLLLFILFIVIPVLAAIVLSFTYFNAIEFPSFVGLANYVNVLTQDSVFMQYVLPNTVIFALIVGPGGYILAFILAWMLAQITKVPRTILALIIYSPSMTSGIAMAVVWSIIFSGDQSGYLNSLLMQWGMVFEPIQWLQSPQYLLAIMIVVTLWGSMGVGFLAMLSGVMNINKEIYEAGYIDGISNRFQEIIYITIPSMRPQMLFGAVMAIVQTFQAGAIGVALSGANPTPQYAGQLMVNHLEDFGFIRYEMGYAAAISVILLLFVYLFSIVARRLFADKD, encoded by the coding sequence ATGAATACACAACCAAGACAACACGTGAGCACTGCATTGTTCTTAGCTCCGTATTTACTCTTATTCATTCTCTTTATTGTCATACCAGTTCTTGCAGCAATTGTATTATCGTTTACGTATTTTAATGCAATTGAATTTCCAAGCTTTGTTGGCTTGGCGAATTATGTAAACGTATTAACGCAAGATAGTGTGTTTATGCAGTATGTCTTGCCAAATACTGTCATCTTTGCGCTTATCGTCGGACCAGGCGGTTATATCCTTGCATTTATTCTTGCGTGGATGCTAGCGCAAATCACAAAAGTGCCGAGAACGATTTTAGCGCTAATCATTTACTCACCATCAATGACTTCTGGAATTGCGATGGCTGTTGTTTGGTCCATTATTTTTAGTGGCGACCAGAGTGGTTATTTAAACAGTCTCTTAATGCAGTGGGGAATGGTATTTGAACCAATTCAATGGTTACAGTCTCCACAGTATCTATTAGCGATTATGATTGTTGTTACTCTTTGGGGCAGTATGGGTGTCGGATTCTTAGCGATGTTATCAGGGGTTATGAACATTAATAAAGAGATTTATGAAGCTGGTTATATTGACGGCATTAGCAATCGATTTCAAGAAATTATTTATATTACAATCCCATCTATGCGACCGCAAATGTTGTTTGGCGCTGTGATGGCAATTGTGCAAACCTTTCAAGCTGGTGCGATTGGTGTCGCGCTATCTGGAGCGAATCCTACGCCTCAGTATGCAGGGCAGTTAATGGTTAACCACCTTGAAGATTTTGGTTTTATCCGCTACGAGATGGGCTATGCAGCTGCAATATCGGTTATCTTGCTTCTTTTTGTGTATCTTTTTTCGATCGTAGCAAGACGGTTATTTGCGGATAAAGATTAG
- a CDS encoding glucoamylase family protein has translation MTREDIIQEEAYRSFLFFWQEANTDSSSPGFGLIRDKTGDDAVHVASIASVGFGLSAIVIGVEREWITKEEGYNRTKGTLETFLHRVEHIDGFFYHFLDMRTAKRYKEYHDCASIIDTSLFINGAITSAEYFGGDIAKLVEQIYERINWQTYYNKETNQFYMGFDEKTGGFGQWDMYAEQMMQYMLGTASPSYPVPVKIYDGFERQVGTYGDYTFYHSPGGQLFTHQFSHAWFQFKGVVDKDGIDWFDNSIKATLASRQHAIDHQDSFQTWSEHSWGLTASEGPNGYHGHGTPPYHPHVDVKNDGTVAPCAAAGSIVFTPEQSKDALEHFYRNHPQLWSKYGFLDAFNLDMDSPWYSERVIGIDKGITLLMIENERSGLIWDLYMNNAIIQRAQKLLGFRTLQEV, from the coding sequence TTGACTAGAGAAGACATTATTCAAGAAGAAGCGTATAGAAGTTTTTTATTTTTTTGGCAGGAGGCCAATACAGATTCATCTAGTCCTGGTTTTGGGTTAATACGGGATAAAACAGGTGACGACGCTGTTCATGTTGCCAGTATTGCATCGGTAGGATTTGGTTTGTCTGCAATCGTTATTGGAGTTGAGCGAGAATGGATTACGAAAGAAGAAGGATATAATCGAACGAAAGGGACATTAGAGACATTTCTGCATCGAGTGGAGCATATCGATGGTTTTTTCTATCATTTTCTTGATATGAGAACAGCTAAACGCTACAAAGAATACCATGATTGTGCGTCTATTATTGATACATCTCTTTTTATAAACGGTGCCATTACGTCAGCTGAATATTTCGGTGGAGATATTGCTAAGTTAGTCGAGCAAATCTATGAGCGGATAAATTGGCAAACGTATTACAACAAAGAAACAAATCAATTCTATATGGGATTTGATGAAAAAACAGGTGGATTTGGTCAGTGGGATATGTACGCGGAGCAAATGATGCAATATATGCTTGGAACCGCGTCACCTTCATACCCAGTCCCAGTGAAGATTTATGACGGATTTGAACGTCAAGTAGGTACATACGGGGACTACACGTTTTATCACTCACCAGGAGGGCAACTATTTACACACCAGTTTTCACATGCATGGTTCCAATTTAAAGGAGTCGTTGATAAAGATGGAATTGATTGGTTTGACAATTCGATTAAAGCGACTCTTGCTAGTAGACAACACGCCATTGATCATCAAGACTCTTTTCAAACGTGGTCAGAGCATTCTTGGGGGCTAACAGCTAGTGAAGGGCCAAATGGTTATCATGGGCACGGCACACCACCGTATCATCCACATGTTGATGTAAAAAATGATGGTACAGTAGCTCCATGTGCGGCTGCTGGTTCTATTGTCTTTACACCTGAACAATCGAAAGATGCTTTAGAACATTTTTATCGCAATCATCCTCAATTGTGGAGCAAATATGGGTTTTTAGATGCTTTTAATTTAGATATGGATTCGCCGTGGTATTCAGAACGCGTCATTGGGATTGATAAAGGCATTACATTGTTAATGATTGAGAATGAACGTAGTGGCTTAATATGGGATCTTTATATGAACAATGCCATTATACAGAGAGCACAAAAGCTATTGGGGTTTAGAACATTACAAGAAGTTTAA